The Candidatus Manganitrophus noduliformans genome includes a window with the following:
- the murB gene encoding UDP-N-acetylmuramate dehydrogenase, with translation MRLMQMEPEKKEGLPLKEALKDYPGEVRFDEPVAPYTSLKVGGPAEAMVFPRSSAEVVLLMERIGRYRLPYFVLGGGSNLIVRDGGIPGVVVHLKHLSRITFQEPDTLLADAGVSYPKLSTEAMAKGLSGLEFAAGIPGTVGGAIAMNAGIPGEETASVLSSVTLVDEEARVKTLPKEAIQFGYRTAALPKGMVTSASFRLTPASPEEVEEKLKRLLKRRRETQPLSFPNVGSVFTNPPGDYAGRLVESVGLKGRRIGDAQISERHGNFIVNLGQAKAGDVLALIGEMQIRVKAEQGIDLELEAKVVGRE, from the coding sequence ATGAGATTGATGCAAATGGAGCCGGAGAAAAAGGAGGGCCTACCGCTGAAAGAGGCCTTGAAAGATTACCCGGGGGAGGTCCGCTTCGACGAGCCGGTCGCGCCGTACACCTCGCTCAAGGTCGGCGGGCCGGCCGAGGCGATGGTTTTCCCGAGATCTTCGGCGGAGGTGGTTCTCCTGATGGAGCGGATCGGCCGGTATCGGCTCCCCTATTTTGTCCTAGGAGGGGGGAGCAACCTGATTGTGCGCGACGGCGGAATTCCGGGGGTGGTCGTTCACCTGAAACATTTAAGCCGGATCACCTTCCAGGAGCCCGATACCCTTCTTGCCGATGCGGGGGTCTCTTATCCGAAGCTCTCCACCGAGGCGATGGCGAAGGGTCTTTCCGGATTGGAGTTCGCCGCCGGGATTCCGGGGACCGTCGGCGGGGCGATCGCGATGAACGCCGGCATTCCGGGCGAAGAGACGGCATCGGTCTTGAGCTCCGTCACCCTTGTCGATGAAGAGGCAAGAGTGAAAACCCTTCCGAAAGAAGCGATTCAATTCGGTTATCGGACCGCGGCGCTTCCCAAGGGGATGGTGACCTCCGCCTCTTTCCGGTTGACGCCGGCCTCCCCCGAGGAGGTCGAGGAAAAATTGAAGCGGCTATTGAAGCGGCGGCGGGAGACCCAACCCCTCTCCTTCCCGAACGTCGGCTCGGTCTTCACGAACCCGCCGGGGGATTACGCCGGGAGGCTGGTTGAATCGGTGGGGCTGAAGGGGCGCCGAATCGGCGATGCGCAGATCTCCGAGCGGCACGGCAACTTCATTGTCAACCTCGGCCAGGCCAAGGCGGGCGACGTTCTGGCGCTCATCGGCGAGATGCAGATACGAGTCAAAGCGGAGCAGGGTATCGATCTTGAACTGGAAGCGAAAGTGGTAGGAAGGGAGTAG
- a CDS encoding D-alanine--D-alanine ligase — translation MALGPFLGKRIGVLMGGMSAEREVSLKSGRAIAASLDRLGYTAVPIDVDSEVAQTLRAKRIEIAFNALHGRYGEDGAIQGVLEVMRVPYTGSGILASALGMDKIASHDLFQSHGIPVPPFQVLTEEALSGFRADGLSFGFPVVVKPAMEGSSVGVTIVSGPGEIDSALKEAFQYGPRILIEKYISGMEVQVGILGSEALGAIEIRPKTKFYDYTAKYVPGMSEHLFPAPLPPDVYQKVLDWGLKAHHVLGCTGYSRVDLLVDERKRPYVLEVNTLPGMTETSLLPEIARGVGIDFDALVERILETAGLDK, via the coding sequence GTGGCGTTGGGGCCGTTTCTCGGAAAGCGGATCGGGGTCCTTATGGGCGGCATGTCGGCGGAGCGGGAGGTGTCGCTGAAGAGCGGGCGGGCGATCGCCGCTTCGCTCGATCGGCTTGGCTACACCGCCGTCCCGATCGATGTCGATTCCGAGGTGGCCCAGACCCTTCGGGCGAAGCGAATCGAGATTGCCTTCAACGCGCTGCATGGCCGGTACGGAGAAGACGGCGCGATTCAGGGGGTATTAGAGGTGATGCGGGTTCCTTACACCGGCTCCGGCATCCTGGCGAGCGCGCTCGGAATGGATAAGATCGCCTCGCACGATCTCTTCCAATCGCACGGGATTCCGGTTCCGCCGTTTCAGGTTTTGACGGAGGAAGCGCTCTCCGGGTTCCGCGCAGACGGCCTCTCGTTCGGGTTTCCCGTTGTTGTCAAGCCGGCGATGGAAGGCTCCAGCGTCGGGGTCACGATTGTCTCGGGGCCGGGGGAGATCGATTCCGCGCTGAAAGAGGCTTTTCAATATGGTCCCCGGATTTTGATCGAGAAGTATATCTCGGGGATGGAGGTCCAGGTCGGGATTTTGGGAAGCGAGGCGCTCGGGGCGATTGAGATCCGGCCGAAGACAAAATTCTATGACTATACCGCCAAGTACGTTCCCGGCATGTCGGAGCATCTCTTCCCGGCGCCGCTTCCGCCCGATGTTTATCAGAAAGTCCTCGACTGGGGGCTGAAAGCGCACCACGTATTAGGGTGCACCGGCTACAGCCGGGTCGATCTGCTGGTCGATGAGCGGAAGCGCCCTTATGTTCTGGAGGTCAACACCCTCCCGGGAATGACCGAAACAAGCCTCCTCCCGGAGATTGCCCGGGGGGTCGGGATCGATTTCGACGCGCTGGTCGAACGCATTTTAGAGACGGCAGGATTAGACAAGTAG
- the murC gene encoding UDP-N-acetylmuramate--L-alanine ligase, whose amino-acid sequence MFRKVQHIHFVGIGGVGMSGIAEILLNMGFRVSGSDRAASEQTRRLASMGGTIHVGHDPGNIVGAEVLVYSSAVRPDNVEIVAAKQQKVPVIPRAEMLAELMRLRYGIAVAGAHGKTTTTTMVATVLAEGGLDPTAVIGGKVNSFGGHAKKGEGDFLVAEADESDGSFLKLSPTVAVVTTIDREHLDYYRTFEAIQATFLSFINKIPFYGLAILCGDDRAIAELIPRVEKRYLTYGTASHLDLVAEEMAFRPWKTTFHARFHGESLGRFTLPVPGRHNVLNALAAIAVGLELEIPVESIRKGLEGYRGVERRFQLQGEKNGVWVIDDYGHHPTEIRATLAAAKRGWGCELVVLFQPHRYTRTRDLLDDLAGSFADADHLILTDIYAAGEPPIPGIDGERLCQAVVASGHPDVMFLRDRAEMLAAVEKKAKPGMMVITLGAGDIWKLGKAFLSGSEGVK is encoded by the coding sequence ATGTTTCGTAAAGTTCAACACATTCATTTCGTTGGGATCGGCGGGGTCGGGATGAGCGGGATCGCGGAGATTCTCCTCAACATGGGTTTTCGGGTCAGCGGATCGGACAGGGCGGCGTCGGAGCAGACCCGCCGGCTGGCGTCGATGGGGGGGACCATTCATGTGGGCCATGATCCCGGCAACATCGTCGGGGCGGAGGTCCTCGTCTACTCTTCGGCGGTCCGACCCGACAATGTCGAAATCGTCGCGGCGAAGCAGCAGAAGGTCCCTGTGATCCCCCGGGCCGAGATGCTGGCTGAGTTGATGCGGCTTCGATACGGAATCGCCGTGGCCGGCGCGCATGGAAAGACGACCACGACGACGATGGTCGCGACCGTTCTGGCCGAAGGGGGGCTCGATCCGACGGCGGTGATCGGGGGAAAGGTGAACAGCTTCGGCGGCCACGCGAAGAAGGGGGAGGGAGATTTTCTGGTGGCCGAGGCCGATGAGAGCGACGGCTCGTTTTTGAAGCTTTCGCCGACGGTGGCGGTGGTGACAACGATCGACCGGGAGCATCTTGATTACTACCGGACGTTCGAGGCGATCCAGGCGACGTTCCTCAGCTTCATCAACAAGATTCCGTTTTATGGACTGGCGATCCTTTGCGGCGACGATCGGGCGATCGCTGAACTGATCCCGCGGGTGGAGAAGCGCTATCTCACTTATGGCACCGCGTCCCATCTTGATCTGGTCGCGGAAGAGATGGCCTTCCGGCCCTGGAAGACGACCTTCCATGCGCGATTTCATGGGGAGTCGCTCGGCCGTTTCACCCTCCCGGTGCCGGGCCGACACAACGTGCTGAACGCCCTGGCCGCGATCGCGGTCGGATTGGAGCTGGAGATTCCGGTCGAGTCGATCCGAAAAGGATTGGAAGGATACCGGGGGGTCGAACGGCGCTTTCAACTGCAAGGGGAGAAAAACGGCGTCTGGGTCATCGACGATTACGGGCACCACCCGACCGAGATCCGGGCGACCCTGGCGGCGGCGAAGCGGGGATGGGGATGCGAGCTGGTCGTCCTCTTTCAGCCGCATCGGTACACCCGTACGCGAGATCTGTTGGATGACCTGGCGGGTTCGTTCGCCGACGCCGATCACCTGATCCTGACCGACATCTATGCCGCCGGCGAGCCGCCGATTCCGGGGATCGACGGGGAGCGGCTCTGCCAGGCGGTCGTAGCGAGCGGTCATCCCGATGTGATGTTTCTCCGCGACCGCGCCGAGATGCTCGCCGCGGTCGAAAAGAAGGCCAAGCCGGGGATGATGGTGATCACCCTCGGCGCCGGCGATATTTGGAAGCTGGGGAAAGCGTTTCTCTCCGGGTCGGAGGGAGTGAAGTAG